AGATACAGGTTGTACTGCCTCTCGGTGGCTTCTTTGAGCATCAGGGCCGCGCGGCCCGAAAACGCCGTTTTTTGCGACAGCAGGTAGCCGACCGCGTTATTGGGGCCGAGCGAAACAAAGTAACCTAGCTCACCATAGGTGTATTCAGGCAGAGGCCTTTGCATCGCAGCAGCGATAACCGAGCGCGCAACGTGCTGGCCTTTTCGCACCGCTGCTTGCGCGCTTTTGGTATTGAGCCCGCGGCCGCTGAAATAGCTGCTATCGCCTGCGGCAAAAATATTCGGATGCTGGTTGCTCTCAACCCGCCCCGATACATCACAGGTGATCGACGGCGTCGAGCGAACGCCAGGCACGAACAGAACATGGTCTGCACGCTGCGACGATTCGGTTGCACCGCTGCGGCTTGTCACGGTTTCGTGCTCAACTTGCGTAATTTCTGTATTCAGGCGGATCTCAATGCCTGCTGATCTGGCCTCCGCTTCTGCTGTCTGCCCGAGTGAATAGTCAAATGTAGGCAGCAGGCGATCACGGGCTTCATAGAGAGTTACGCGGTTGCCCCGCGCCGCAAATTCGAAAGCAAACTGTACACCCGTCGGCCCGCCGCCGACAATCGTGATGACTTTGCCGGTGGTGTTTTGCACTTCGGTCTGTACGATTGCGTCATCGCGCAGGGCATCGAGTGTCCAGACGCCTGTTGGCGCAGGTGGGCTGTGCGAACCCTGCGCTATGATAATGGCCGAGAATTTGCCGCGGAGTTCGCGTTCAGGGTCCGCGAGCAGCTTTACGACATCGACCCGGCGCTGCGAAAAGTTAAAGTGAAATCTTCGGCTGAGCAGCGCGAATGGCAATTCGTACGTCGCAGCGCGTTCGCCCCGGGCAAGTTTATGCCATTGCGTAATCTTTTGGTGAAAACTTCGCGCATCGAACACCGTCGCTGAACCGCCGAAGCCCTGAGCCTTGAGCTCAATAGCTGCAGCAAGACCTGCATAGCCGCCACCAACGATCGCAATCTTCAGTTGTGGTTTCTGAGACAAGACGACCCCGGTTGAAACTGAAGTGTTAGAGAGAAGAGGGCGTACCGCCCCAGAGATATCACATCGCCGCTGTGCGGCTGATTCTCAGGATGGGAAGCCTTTCTTCAAGCTGGCGGTTTCGATCTGCGTAGAAGCCCGCACGCGCAGGGTTCATCACGGCAAACGCGTCGTACATCGACTGTTCAAAATGCAGGGCTTCGGTCAGGTTGCGGGCCGCGTCGCGGGCGAATTCGGCTGTGTTATTCAACGCCACATGGCGCGTGTTAAACCTTGCAGAGGGCAGAATTTCTGACATGTTGGCAATATTGTGAACGCTGAGACCTCCGCCTACTGAAGTCATTTTGCCCTGGCGGTTAAGCTTTGTAAGAACATTGCGTGTGGTGCGCAGCACCTCTTCGTCGTCTACCGAGAGGTTCATACTCTTCGAGAGGTCGCCGCGGCCAATTGTTACCTGTGCCAGGCGGCGAAAGGCTTCTGTAGCAATCATTGCATCGAGGTGACTAACTGCCGTGGCGGTTTCGAGGTTCATTGCGAGTTTTGCCTGCGTCTTGGTTTCGCGCATGAT
The sequence above is a segment of the Turneriella parva DSM 21527 genome. Coding sequences within it:
- a CDS encoding NAD(P)/FAD-dependent oxidoreductase; amino-acid sequence: MSQKPQLKIAIVGGGYAGLAAAIELKAQGFGGSATVFDARSFHQKITQWHKLARGERAATYELPFALLSRRFHFNFSQRRVDVVKLLADPERELRGKFSAIIIAQGSHSPPAPTGVWTLDALRDDAIVQTEVQNTTGKVITIVGGGPTGVQFAFEFAARGNRVTLYEARDRLLPTFDYSLGQTAEAEARSAGIEIRLNTEITQVEHETVTSRSGATESSQRADHVLFVPGVRSTPSITCDVSGRVESNQHPNIFAAGDSSYFSGRGLNTKSAQAAVRKGQHVARSVIAAAMQRPLPEYTYGELGYFVSLGPNNAVGYLLSQKTAFSGRAALMLKEATERQYNLYLAGLPVYP
- a CDS encoding aldolase/citrate lyase family protein, whose product is MRHNPELIANLRARLLQLKHQNHIVALKTGTEVEDMDADEIALMREITRQVNGQIMPLVVKIGGPEARRDIRECLAIGVDVILAPMVETVYALVNFVETAEAIMRETKTQAKLAMNLETATAVSHLDAMIATEAFRRLAQVTIGRGDLSKSMNLSVDDEEVLRTTRNVLTKLNRQGKMTSVGGGLSVHNIANMSEILPSARFNTRHVALNNTAEFARDAARNLTEALHFEQSMYDAFAVMNPARAGFYADRNRQLEERLPILRISRTAAM